Proteins co-encoded in one Prunus persica cultivar Lovell chromosome G6, Prunus_persica_NCBIv2, whole genome shotgun sequence genomic window:
- the LOC18775429 gene encoding uncharacterized protein LOC18775429 isoform X1, with translation MDDRTDPDDLHTILSEQRRDLMAAKTLDSDLDMAFKLQMQEAMSASLALNPSLASSSSSSSRNSPPPSPPHDAILDLAATLMLEDVERFAQEWEDHERTVSEMMKTKEDLNRRIHDQKFAADLCDVPDDYWAKHGDYYERPYSADESSSSSSTKAAAVETENLRLYCKGLVSEERVRDMKVVVAGAGVAICDPRDNLIFEARKNLEAVADGVVLSNEAAELEAIIEGLNKALTLDLKSVTFYCDDYMLYQYVTNRVRPGNSKVATLVNQVALLQRKFEYCSPSLVTRTDIKFALKVAREAIVSQITWRADSSNGKSLKETCVICFEETDVAEMFSIDGCLHRYCCSCMKQHVEVKFLNGMGAECPHEGCKNEVNIDSCAKFLAPKLVEAISQRIKESSIPVTDKVYCPNPRCSALMSKKEVLEYTKTTFVRAEQTGARRCMKCHYYFCINCKVPWHFNMTCYDYKRSHPYPHREDQLLNSLATKKLWRQCVKCNHMVELAEGCYHITCRCGYEFCYTCGAEWKNKKATCSCRIWDERNIIREQPRQAQPIIREQPRQAQPIIREQPRQAQPIIREQPRQVRRRQ, from the exons ATGGATGATCGTACTGACCCAGACGACCTCCACACCATTCTCTCCGAACAACGCAGAGACCTTATGGCCGCCAAAACTCTAGACTCCGACCTCGACATGGCCTTCAAGCTCCAAATGCAGGAGGCCATGTCCGCCTCTCTCGCTCTCAATCCCTCGTTGGCCTCGAGTTCGAGTTCGAGTTCGCGCAACTCTCCGCCTCCTTCGCCGCCCCACGACGCCATTTTAGACCTCGCCGCCACGCTCATGCTCGAGGACGTTGAGAGATTCGCGCAGGAGTGGGAGGACCACGAGCGCACCGTTTCGGAGATGATGAAGACGAAGGAAGATCTCAACCGTCGAATTCACGATCAGAAGTTCGCCGCCGACCTCTGCGACGTGCCAGACGACTACTGGGCCAAGCACGGCGACTATTACGAGCGTCCGTACTCTGCGGACGaatcgtcgtcgtcgtcgtcgacAAAAGCTGCGGCGGTGGAGACTGAGAATTTGAGGTTGTATTGCAAGGGTTTGGTGAGCGAGGAGAGGGTTAGGGATATGAAGGTGGTGGTTGCTGGGGCAGGTGTCGCGATTTGTGACCCGAGAGACAATCTGATATTCGAGGCGAGGAAGAATCTAGAGGCGGTGGCTGATGGTGTGGTGTTGAGCAATGAGGCTGCGGAGCTTGAGGCCATTATTGAAGGGCTTAACAAAGCTCTCACCTTGGACTTGAAATCTGTGACCTTTTACTGTGATGACTACATGCTTTACCAATAT gTCACAAACAGAGTGCGTCCTGGAAACAGCAAGGTTGCAACATTAGTCAATCAAGTGGCTCttctacaaagaaaatttgaatattgCAGCCCTTCTCTTGTAACACGTACTGACATTAAGTTTGCACTTAAAGTTGCTAGAGAGGCTATAGTTTCTCAGATCACCTGGCGTGCAGACTCTAGCAATGGAAAGAGTTTGAAGGAGACTTGTGTAATTTGCTTTGAAGAAACTGATGTTGCAGAAATGTTTTCAATCGATGGCTGTCTACACAGGTATTGCTGTTCCTGTATGAAACAGCATGTGGAAGTAAAGTTTCTTAATGGGATGGGGGCAGAGTGCCCTCATGAAGGCTGTAAAAATGAGGTGAATATTGATAGCTGTGCAAAATTCTTGGCACCTAAACTAGTTGAGGCCATAAGCCAAAGAATCAAGGAATCTTCTATTCCGGTTACAGACAAAGTTTATTGCCCAAATCCCAGGTGTTCTGCATTAATGTCTAAAAAGGAGGTCTTAGAATATACCAAAACTACTTTTGTCCGTGCTGAGCAAACTGGAGCCAGGAGATGCATGAAATGTCATTACTATTTTTGTATCAATTGCAAGGTCCCTTGGCACTTCAATATGACCTGCTATGATTATAAAAGATCACATCCCTATCCCCACCGAGAAGACCAATTGCTCAACTCGCTGGCTACAAAGAAACTCTGGCGTCAGTGCGTAAAGTGCAACCATATGGTTGAACTTGCCGAAGGTTGTTACCACATAACTTGCAG ATGTGGTTATGAGTTTTGTTATACCTGTGGAGCTGAGTGGAAGAACAAGAAAGCAACATGTTCTTGCCGAATCTGGGATGAGCGTAACATTATACGCGAACAGCCACGACAAGCACAGCCCATTATACGCGAACAGCCACGACAGGCACAGCCCATTATACGCGAACAGCCACGACAGGCCCAGCCCATTATACGCGAACAGCCACGACAAGTACGACGACGACAATGA
- the LOC18775429 gene encoding uncharacterized protein LOC18775429 isoform X2, giving the protein MDDRTDPDDLHTILSEQRRDLMAAKTLDSDLDMAFKLQMQEAMSASLALNPSLASSSSSSSRNSPPPSPPHDAILDLAATLMLEDVERFAQEWEDHERTVSEMMKTKEDLNRRIHDQKFAADLCDVPDDYWAKHGDYYERPYSADESSSSSSTKAAAVETENLRLYCKGLVSEERVRDMKVVVAGAGVAICDPRDNLIFEARKNLEAVADGVVLSNEAAELEAIIEGLNKALTLDLKSVTFYCDDYMLYQYVTNRVRPGNSKVATLVNQVALLQRKFEYCSPSLVTRTDIKFALKVAREAIVSQITWRADSSNGKSLKETCVICFEETDVAEMFSIDGCLHRYCCSCMKQHVEVKFLNGMGAECPHEGCKNEVNIDSCAKFLAPKLVEAISQRIKESSIPVTDKVYCPNPRCSALMSKKEVLEYTKTTFVRAEQTGARRCMKCHYYFCINCKVPWHFNMTCYDYKRSHPYPHREDQLLNSLATKKLWRQCVKCNHMVELAEGCYHITCRCGYEFCYTCGAEWKNKKATCSCRIWDERNIIREQPRQAQPIIREQPRQAQPIIREQPRQVRRRQ; this is encoded by the exons ATGGATGATCGTACTGACCCAGACGACCTCCACACCATTCTCTCCGAACAACGCAGAGACCTTATGGCCGCCAAAACTCTAGACTCCGACCTCGACATGGCCTTCAAGCTCCAAATGCAGGAGGCCATGTCCGCCTCTCTCGCTCTCAATCCCTCGTTGGCCTCGAGTTCGAGTTCGAGTTCGCGCAACTCTCCGCCTCCTTCGCCGCCCCACGACGCCATTTTAGACCTCGCCGCCACGCTCATGCTCGAGGACGTTGAGAGATTCGCGCAGGAGTGGGAGGACCACGAGCGCACCGTTTCGGAGATGATGAAGACGAAGGAAGATCTCAACCGTCGAATTCACGATCAGAAGTTCGCCGCCGACCTCTGCGACGTGCCAGACGACTACTGGGCCAAGCACGGCGACTATTACGAGCGTCCGTACTCTGCGGACGaatcgtcgtcgtcgtcgtcgacAAAAGCTGCGGCGGTGGAGACTGAGAATTTGAGGTTGTATTGCAAGGGTTTGGTGAGCGAGGAGAGGGTTAGGGATATGAAGGTGGTGGTTGCTGGGGCAGGTGTCGCGATTTGTGACCCGAGAGACAATCTGATATTCGAGGCGAGGAAGAATCTAGAGGCGGTGGCTGATGGTGTGGTGTTGAGCAATGAGGCTGCGGAGCTTGAGGCCATTATTGAAGGGCTTAACAAAGCTCTCACCTTGGACTTGAAATCTGTGACCTTTTACTGTGATGACTACATGCTTTACCAATAT gTCACAAACAGAGTGCGTCCTGGAAACAGCAAGGTTGCAACATTAGTCAATCAAGTGGCTCttctacaaagaaaatttgaatattgCAGCCCTTCTCTTGTAACACGTACTGACATTAAGTTTGCACTTAAAGTTGCTAGAGAGGCTATAGTTTCTCAGATCACCTGGCGTGCAGACTCTAGCAATGGAAAGAGTTTGAAGGAGACTTGTGTAATTTGCTTTGAAGAAACTGATGTTGCAGAAATGTTTTCAATCGATGGCTGTCTACACAGGTATTGCTGTTCCTGTATGAAACAGCATGTGGAAGTAAAGTTTCTTAATGGGATGGGGGCAGAGTGCCCTCATGAAGGCTGTAAAAATGAGGTGAATATTGATAGCTGTGCAAAATTCTTGGCACCTAAACTAGTTGAGGCCATAAGCCAAAGAATCAAGGAATCTTCTATTCCGGTTACAGACAAAGTTTATTGCCCAAATCCCAGGTGTTCTGCATTAATGTCTAAAAAGGAGGTCTTAGAATATACCAAAACTACTTTTGTCCGTGCTGAGCAAACTGGAGCCAGGAGATGCATGAAATGTCATTACTATTTTTGTATCAATTGCAAGGTCCCTTGGCACTTCAATATGACCTGCTATGATTATAAAAGATCACATCCCTATCCCCACCGAGAAGACCAATTGCTCAACTCGCTGGCTACAAAGAAACTCTGGCGTCAGTGCGTAAAGTGCAACCATATGGTTGAACTTGCCGAAGGTTGTTACCACATAACTTGCAG ATGTGGTTATGAGTTTTGTTATACCTGTGGAGCTGAGTGGAAGAACAAGAAAGCAACATGTTCTTGCCGAATCTGGGATGAGCGTAACATTATACGCGAACAGCCACGACAAGCACAGCCCATTATACGCGAACAGCCACGACAG GCCCAGCCCATTATACGCGAACAGCCACGACAAGTACGACGACGACAATGA